One Argiope bruennichi chromosome 5, qqArgBrue1.1, whole genome shotgun sequence DNA segment encodes these proteins:
- the LOC129968634 gene encoding eukaryotic initiation factor 4A-III produces the protein MASRVRRVVEADLSNVEFDTSEDVEIIPTFDAIGLREDLLRGIYAYGFEKPSAIQQRAIKPIMKGRDVIAQAQSGTGKTATFSIGVLQVIDTEIRETQVLILSPTRELAVQIQKVILALGDYMSVQCHACIGGTNLGEDIRKLDYGQHVVSGTPGRVFDMIRRRNLRTRSIKMLVLDEADEMLNKGFKDQIYDVYRYLPPCTQVVLISATLPHEILEMTSKFMTDPVRILVKRDELTLEGIKQFFVAVEREEWKLDTLCDLYDTLTITQAVIFCNTKRKVDWLTEKMRDANFTVSSMHGDMPQKERDAIMKEFRSGQTRVLITTDVWARGIDVQQVSLVINYDLPNNRELYIHRIGRSGRFGRKGVAINFVKNDDIRILRDIEQYYSTQIDEMPMNVADLI, from the exons atggcGTCCCGTGTTCGTCGTGTTGTGGAAGCAGATTTATCAAATGTTGAATTTGACACAAGTGAAGATGTTGAAATTATTCCGACTTTTGATGCTATTGGTTTACGGGAAGATCTTTTACGAGGAATCTACGCATATG gttttgaaaaaccATCTGCTATTCAACAAAGAGCTATTAAACCTATTATGAAAGGAAGAGATGTGATTGCACA agCACAGTCTGGAACAGGAAAAACAGCCACTTTTTCAATTGGTGTTTTGCAAGTAATTGATACAGAAATTAGAGAAACACAAGTGCTCATTCTTTCACCCACTAGAGAATTAGCTGTTCAGATCCAAAAg GTTATTTTAGCCCTTGGCGATTATATGAGTGTCCAATGTCATGCTTGTATTGGAGGAACTAATCTGGGAGAAGATATACGCAAATTGGATTATGGACAACATGTTGTCTCTGGTACTCCTGGAAGAGTGTTTG atatgATTCGAAGAAGAAATTTAAGAACTCGATCCATCAAAATGCTTGTTTTAGATGAAGCAGATGAAATGCTGAATAAAG GCTTTAAGGATCAGATATATGATGTATACAGATATCTTCCACCCTGTACACAAGTTGTTTTGATATCTGCAACTCTTCctcatgaaattttagaaatgactAGTAAATTCATGACAGACCCAGTAAGAATTTTAGTTAAACG TGATGAGTTGACACTGGAAGGTATAAAGCAGTTTTTCGTGGCTGTTGAAAGAGAAGAATGGAAACTTGACACTTTGTGTGATTTGTATGACACACTGACAATCACTCAGGCTGTGATATTTTGCAACACAAAAAGGAAg gTTGATTGGCTTACAGAAAAAATGCGAGATGCTAATTTCACTGTGTCTTCTATGCATGGAGATATGCCTCAGAAAGAAAGAGATGCTATTATGAAAGAATTTCGATCTGGACAGAC acgtGTGCTTATTACTACTGATGTATGGGCCAGAGGCATTGATGTACAGCAAGTGTCATTGGTTATAAATTATGATCTACCAAATAACAGAGAATTGTACATTCACAg GATTGGTCGTTCTGGTAGATTTGGAAGAAAAGGTGTAGctatcaattttgtaaaaaacgATGACATTAGAATTCTTCGAGATATTGAACAGTACTACTCCACACAGATTGATGAAATGCCCATGAATG TGGCTGATCTTATTTAA
- the LOC129969160 gene encoding zinc finger protein OZF-like — translation MQDLIDEKGKTFTCEVCGKSFAEKRYLKDHYPVHSNEKPFKCKICDSSFSRQKYLKSHFFVHSNEKPHVCDICGKAFPQKYILKKHHETHLNKKPHTCDICGKGFSQKYLLNRHYQNYTNEKTTKEKKSYSCEMCGKEFTLKTNLTRHYRMHTNERPYKCNICEKTFHQKFALDEHGHTHTNEKPYKCNICGKFFSHKGYMDIHYRAHTNEKPYECDICQKCFSQKCALRIHYRTHTKEKPYKCSICEKSFPKKGALDAHNRIHTNEKPYKCFVCEKMFSMKGNLTVHYRTHASSTHTSDVCGKVFPKKNSLMVHYRTHASEKPFSCDLCDKTFSWKSLFTEHYRTHTNENSLMSDESSKTECNANTLNLNDSPLISEESSTTIYDGGLYENCDLCT, via the coding sequence atgcaggaTCTCATTGATGAGAAAGGAAAAACATTCACTTGTGAAGTTTGTGGTAAATCTTTTGCtgagaaaagatatttaaaagatcaTTACCCtgttcattcaaatgaaaaacctttcaaatgcaaaatatgtGACAGCTCTTTTAGtagacaaaaatatctaaaaagtcatttttttgttCATTCCAATGAAAAGCCTCATGTTTGTGATATCTGTGGTAAAGCCTTTccccaaaaatatatattaaaaaaacatcatgagactcatttaaataaaaaacctCATACTTGTGATATTTGTGGAAAAGGTTTTTctcaaaaatacttattaaatagaCATTACCagaattatacaaatgaaaaaactacaaaagaaaagaaatcctatTCATGTGAAATGTGTGGGAAAGAATTTACTCTAAAAACCAATCTAACAAGACATTACCGTATGCATACTAATGAAAGACCTTATAAGTgtaatatatgtgaaaaaacatTTCATCAGAAATTTGCTTTAGATGAACATGGTCAtactcatacaaatgaaaaaccttaCAAATGTAATATATGTGGAAAGTTTTTTTCTCATAAAGGTTATATGGATATACATTATCGTGCCCATACTAATGAAAAACCTTATGAGTGTGATATATGTCAAAAGTGTTTTTCTCAGAAATGTGCTTTACGTATACATTATCGAACCCATACCAAAGAAAAACCCTATAAGTGTAGCATATGTGAAAAGTCTTTTCCTAAGAAAGGTGCCCTGGATGCACATAATCGAATCCATACCAATGAAAAACCTTATAAATGTTTTGTATGTGAGAAGATGTTCTCTATGAAAGGTAATTTGACTGTACATTATCGTACTCATGCCAGTTCTACACATACTTCTGATGTATGTGGAAAAGTTTTCcctaaaaaaaatagtttaatggtGCATTATCGCACACATGCAAGTGAAAAACCTTTTTCTTGTGATTTGTGTGATAAGACATTTTCCTGGAAAAGTTTATTTACTGAACATTATCgtactcatacaaatgaaaattctttaatgtcTGATGAATCTAGCAAAACTGAGTGTAATGCaaatactttgaatttaaatgacaGCCCTTTGATATCTGAAGAATCCAGCACTACTATTTATGATGGGGGTTTATATGAAAATTGTGACctttgtacataa